From a single Aquarana catesbeiana isolate 2022-GZ linkage group LG09, ASM4218655v1, whole genome shotgun sequence genomic region:
- the LOC141107225 gene encoding olfactory receptor 8D1-like: protein MYLTNQTMLTYFIIKGISEASSLQVPIFLLVLLIYLVILGGNATILTLVCLNTQLQTPMYFFLCNLSILDISSSTVTLHKILFSFLSGDNTVSVKACMAQMFIFTSLVCNELLILTAMSYDRYVAVCNPLRYSTVMSRRVCGILSGICWVLGFLESLPHVILISRFTCYKSKEINHFFCDIVPLIKLSCSDSSLSDFLIFICGLFLATFPFILTFIPYVFIIHTIQNIRSQIGKRKAFYTCSSHLTVVILLYVTLVCQYLRPASMNTIESNKVFSLFNTAAVPLLNPLIYSLKNKDVKSALKHCWFWTTK from the coding sequence ATGTATCTAACAAATCAGACAATGCTGACCTATTTTATCATTAAGGGAATTTCTGAGGCTTCGAGCCTTCAAGTTCCAATCTTCCTCTTGGTTCTTCTGATTTATCTGGTCATCCTTGGTGGAAATGCAACCATTCTCACTCTGGTCTGTCTAAATACTCAGCTCCAAACCCCAATGTACTTCTTTTTATGTAACTTGTCCATTTTGGACATTTCCTCCAGCACAGTCACCTTACACAAGATCCTCTTTAGCTTTCTATCAGGAGATAACACAGTTTCTGTAAAAGCTTGTATGGCTCAGATGTTCATATTCACATCTCTAGTATGTAATGAGCTCCTAATACTGACAGCCATGAGTTATGATCGTTATGTTGCTGTCTGTAACCCCTTGCGTTACTCGACGGTTATGAGCCGTAGAGTTTGTGGCATTTTGTCTGGTATATGCTGGGTGCTGGGTTTCTTAGAATCTTTGCCTCATGTtattttaatatcaaggtttacCTGTTACAAATCAAAGGAAATAAATCACTTCTTCTGTGATATTGTCCCTCTAATAAAACTTTCTTGCAGTGACTCTTCACTCtcagattttttgatttttatctgtGGACTTTTTCTGGCCACTTTTCCGTTTATTCTCACCTTCATCCCTTATGTCTTCATTATCCACACTATACAGAACATTCGCTCCCAGATTGGAAAACGTAAAGCTTTTTACACATGCTCATCACACCTTACTGTGGTGATTCTGCTTTATGTGACCCttgtctgtcaatacttaagaccAGCTTCAATGAACACTATAGAGTCCAACAAAGTTTTCTCACTTTTTAACACAGCTGCTGTCCCCTTGCTGAACCCACTGATCTACAGCTTAAAAAATAAGGATGTTAAATCTGCACTCAAGCATTGTTGGTTTTGGACGACTAAGTAA